The nucleotide sequence AGCAACAAGACAGCAAAGTAGAAAAGGTAAGAGGGAAAGAAAAGTGGAATATTTGCTATACCGAGATAATCTCCTATCTTGAGGGAACCAATATTCATTTTCTTGAAGAAGTGTATTGCACCTAATAAAAAGAACAAGCAATCCAAACTCAAATGGTACACTCGAATTTAGCCAGTCAAACTAATGAAGCCTAAATATCAAAAAGATCGAAAAATGCATCAAATTTTGGTACAGAaagagttgtttttttttgtttttttttccacttttgCCAGTCATAGAGTTGCAAGATGCAACGTAAAGGTCACAGgctcaattcttggaaacagcctCCCCATTTACCTCCACTTTTGATTCATTCTGTGCTTCATAACATGACATGACAATATGATAGTTTAGAGATTctttttaagaagaaaaaagtgaatCATAGAATTTAAACATTAACAGTCCAGTTAAACGTATTCAGTGCATCGGTAGCAAACTCATCAATGTATAAACAGCTCAGATGGCTGCATTCAGTGCAACCTTAGCAAACTCATCTGTTCATTAACTATTCGCATCTGTGCGCAGAAATCAAACAATGAGAACCTGTTTACTCCATCATACATGCAGGCAACTGAGGCAAATGACCATGCAGGAGTTATCAGAAAATAAACAAGCACAAGACATAAGTACCACAATGTGGCATTGTCACTGGTCCTGCTCCTTTTTGAGTGCAAAATAGCATGAACAGAATAGATGGTTGGGCCATTGGGAAATGATTGAGAGGTAAAATTTCCCTTTTGTCAGTTAGATCAAACAATGCAAAACTTTTGGTATTAACTTACGCAATGTAGTGATTGTAACATCATGGTGATGTCAAATAATGCTACAACTACAAGGAGTTTTGTCGTTTTCATCCAACTGGTCCTGGCTGAATTTACTAAGATAAAAGGACAACATAGCAGAATTCAAGATCATCAATCAACTATTCATGCCCATACCTCCATAATGTATAACCGCTTTAGAGCATAAGAAAAGGTATAACTTAAAACTTAGCAGTATGACATATTACCTACAAACAAGGGAACAACATATGCAAATTATTCCAATCCAATGGCATAGTATCCACCACTTAATCCTAACAATACAAGAATGAGTGGAAGCAAGTGCATTAGAAAAGAACGTAAGGGGGTCATTAATAGTACCTACTGATATGATGCCAAAGGATATCAGAGTCCCAACCGCACCAAAGAGCATAATAGTCATGAAGTTTCGAAAAAATTGCTTCTTTTTCACCTGGAACCTGTAGGGAAAATAATAAGGCCATTCGTTGTCAGCGGTTTTTGTTTCTAGCAAATTGACAAAATTTTCACTGCACCATTTCCGCTGATAATGTTTCTGCTTCTGACTACTTCAAAATCCTCTTTTTAAGAGCAGTGAAAGTAAGTGGATGCTGAAAATAAATCTCTTCGTTTTGCGATGCATTCAAGTTAGGTTTCAATTATAGCATGATGATTACTCTTAATAttcagaagcatcaatatgttggATAAAAGTGGCAGTAAATAACAATCAGTGTTAAGTGCAAAACTAATGATTACATACGATGTCCAAACTATGAACGCTATCAATATTTTTATGATAAGGTAGATGATCAATGCTTAATAACCAAAAATTAACACGAGAGTTATCTTACCCCGCATTAAATATGATAGGTGGAAGAAGATAAGTAAAGAATAAATCTTCACTAAATACTAGTATACGTGAGCTCTTCCCTTTGCTTGTAAGCAAAATTATGATTCCTGTACAAAGACCCTGTATCGAACACGCGATGTGCATCCACAATTAGGTCTCGAATTATATACTTATACTCGCATATATTGCAAATGCATGTAAACATAACACCTCACCACAGCTAATGCAGTAATGGACTCATTCATCCATCGATTCTCCTCCAACAAATGACCAATAACTATACAAGCGCAAAGAAGTGCCACAAATAGATTCATTGATGCAACTGAGGTATGATCGGAAGTGAATGTCATACTTGACTTTGACAAAAGACTTCCTATTCCAATCTCCATCATAGCAGAAAGAacttaattaatgaaattcaaacCCTAATATATACGATCACACTGACTTTCCCTCAGAGCTGCTTGTTTGGATCCAAAAACCACCATTCGAGAGAATCTAAAAGTTCCTCCTAGCAAACAAACCCTGCAAAAGAGAAGCACAACTTCACATTTATATTAATCATTAAAAAATGACTGAATTATTTGAAGTCTCtcgtttggttgctgagaaagtgCAAGAAAATGACGAAATGGAAGGGATTCTGAATTCAAAgtccaacatttttttttccactattTGGACGGCACAttaaataatcataaaaaaaaatttaaaaaaaaacataaaagaacTCTCCATCCACATTGATTGCTTGCGACTGGAGTGGTAAAGGTTTACGAGAGAAGAAAATCGCAGAAAAGGACACGAAGTACTGAAGATTCTATGATTTCATTTCCTCGGTTTTCTTGCCCGCCAAAACAGAAACTGAGAAGAACTGCAAGTCGAAACTTTAATAGAAACTAAGAAAAAGTGATAGAAAGCAAAATTACAGTCAAAGACGCTGAGTCAGTGAGTCGCTCACTCGCGAGGAGCTCGATTTTGGTGGTCTCGAAAGGTTAAAGACTTGaccagaaaaggaaaggaacGATGAATGGTAGTAAGAAGTCTCGAAGAGTGACCGGGAAAGTGACGTGTTATATATGCCTTTTCAAAAAGAGCGGACTGATTTGTGACCGTTGAATATGAGCACTAAAGGAGCTTCACGACACGTGGAGATCAGCAGTAAGTGAACAATGATGATGTTGGATGTATTGGATTCGTGCTCGTGAAAAAGGATTGGTTGAGGTCCCACGTATATGATTCTGTCGTCTACAGAATATACACACGAATCACGAATGGAACTTTCCGTTCTAATTTTGAGGTTCTCTATTAATGCTCTTGGAATTTTGCATataattgaaaatgaaaaatccatgCCACTTTTATAGGAGAAATTAGAGGGAAATCTGGAAAATTCGAAATGACACTATTGTCGATTAGATTTAAGTGGTTTTTGAATTAAagccataaataaaaattgcaaTGCAGACACCGTAAATTATATGAAATTATGCACCTTAgttccatcattgatttgaaacatgtggaatCTAAAACAATGCTCAAGTTATTAAGTTGCGGACGTCCGCACTTGAGAATCTCTGTATCCTAACATATATGCTGGTTTTTAATAGTAATAATAGGGATTCCAGAAACATCCCGATTATCTTAGCTATTGAGTTGTATGTACAATATTTCATATGTATTATGTGAAACATGTAGAACCCActaattcacttgaatcatctGCGTCAAACTCTATAAGTGATATACCAACGGTTgtgatatttattattttcgaattttaaaatattgtattaaATGACACATGTGTTGTCTAATTGTTGTGAGTCCGTGACAGTTCCATCGAAATTTCTAATAACATTTATGTTGTTTAGTACGTTATGTTAAATTACATAGAAGGAATTATGCATTTTACCAAAAAATAGAATCAATTCATTATAGGGACATGTTCGATACTAATAGTTATTAAAATTGTTAGATATTTagacatgtatgtatgtgttgGATATATAGAATAATATAATGGTGAGATATTTTGTGTATTTCAAGATAAATAATGTAAAATTCTATTAAATAATGTAAaattctattttgtgttttcggCGTTTGTTCTTCGACTTTGTTATTATTCTATTAGGATTTGTAAATTTATAAACTGTTAACGTGATATTAATAATAACGTTTATTATTATGAAATAAAGTACtagatttaaatttaaaaaaaaaatttgaaaatgcttGTACCAAACTAATGAACAACGAATACGCTAAAAAGTAGCATACTTTTGGAATTGTTTGTCAAACGAACATTTATATGAAAAATGGCATCTTCATGGAATCAAGCAAGGGACCCACATTTGCCCCATCCAGAAAATCAGGAACATCACTGAAAATTGGTCTCCCACTTTTGAATGGCTCCGGTGGCAACAATCCTGAGCCGTACGCGAATTCCATCATGGTCTCACTCCATTTTTTCATGAGTTCACAGGCACTCGCATATAAGGGTGACAAAATTCTGTTCGGATAAATGAATTTGTATGGTTTAAAATCGAATCCTAATTtaaacacaaaaatcttattcgATTTACTTATTTAGACCTTGATCTATATTAAGTTACTTGttcgaatttaaaccaatctaaatttgatcaattaagcaTGTCTTAAATCCATTTTCGATTAGGgtcaacatatataaatatttcgtaaacacttTATGTTACTCGACCCGGAaccctttcttttttatcttccaCCCCTAGTCCCTACCCATCCCTActcgcacaacgttttgttcggtaaaccATTAAAAATGTACGGAATCCGGTATGTTAACCTAGCAAGTCATGATTGCTGGCTCGCTTAATTCCGACACACTAATTAAAATGGAACCGTTTGCTTTTGATAGAATCATAGAGAACAAGGCAGGCACGCATGCACCGACGCTTACTTTGGTGACCTTTTTCGTTTGGCATCCACGCTTGGGGACATGGACCTACTCAGTACTCACTAACTACTCGTGGACTTGCACTCAAACAACCTGGGTTGGGCCTACGCAAAGTTTCTTGGGCCTTGACTCTTGACTGCATAATGAGTCCATTATAATTGGGCCACGAATACCTGAAAGGCAAAGCTCTGTATGAACTGGAGCCCATCTGTCTTCTTCCCAGATACTCATTCGGTCCACTTTATAAATTTTAGTCTGGGCTTTATGTTAACATTTTTGGATCATGGAAGTTTTGATGTTGGGGAAGCCCATCTTAATGGGCTTAGTATTAGGGCTATTACTACATAATGGGCTTAGAATTAGCCGTATTACTacataatgatttttttttggatgttcAAATGTGGAATTATTAAAGGGTTGAAAAACTGAGAATAACTGATTGCTTTTGTTTTAGCATGAATTTCATAATTCCATGTAATTTaccaaaataaaacataaatgttATTTAACCAAAGAgtataatcctttttttttatttgagctATAGTAGTGTCACAGAGTCCTAATAAACAAGCGAAAGAGTTGCAGCCAGAGGAGCGATATGAAGGAATGAATGCACTTTTGTCATGACGGACGATTAGGTGAGTTTCCTAATCTACAAAAAAGAACTTGTTCATTATAGTATTTTGAACAACATATAAACTAGCATTTTGCACCATAAAATTAAATCACAAATTGTTTTTCAAACAAACACCAAATATTTGAGAattttgtatcaaaaaaaataaatgagaattTATGTAGAAACAATAGCgcgaaaattaaaaaaaaaacctggatGTTCAAATTCAATTCgttattttaaaattcaaattaaaggTTGTTTTTAAATAAACTGCGGGGCACAGGGCACTGCCCAATCGGACAAAAGTTGCGCTTGCCATGAGACGAACGCGCATATAACACACTCGCGGCCAATTAAATGACTGCCAGTCTGCTGCGAGGCTCATTTTTTACTCTTCGACTACTGCCACTTattctcttctcctcttggaGGGGGGGAGATACAGAAATACGAGCGGTTTTTATCTTTATGTTTAGATTGTACATTAAAGCACGAAGTTCGAACACAATCGCTTGATCGTAGTACGAATCTATATCTAGGGTTCTACTCTCGCCATTGCTACGTTTCTCTTGCTCATCAACCTTGGATTCCTTTTTCACGCATTGCATCGACATCGACGGAGTTTTTAAGGTTGATTCGATTTCGCTCTTCGGTTTGGTTTGagatgtagcttttgtacagatTCGAGTTTCGTTCCTGACTTCgttttctattttgtttttttttttttaaatcatggaAGGATGCTTTAAACAGCGATGCAGTTTTGTGATGTTTAATTTTTGGATTCTAGTTACGAATTACAATCTCACACTTAGCTTCGTGAATGGATGaatttttcttgatcatttAGTTTATTGTGTGTTTCCTTGGTTTAGAGTAAACCAGCTGATTGGTGCTGTATGGAGGCTGATTCGATTTTGGATGTTATGTGAAAGATTCTTGGGGTTGGGAAACTGCAGATGACGTGCATGGTTCAATTTATGATTGTGTCATTTTGTTgaatttagttacacataggtTATAAAGTTTTTGTACAGATTCATGTGTGTTTTtttctcttgcttttctttAAATAATTTGTTAAGGCTAATTTATTTTGGCGGGGCTCAGTTCTCGTGATgtttaattttttccttttaattattGAGTTTAACTTGTGTAGAAACCTTGTTGTATGAAAGAATACATTTGACCATTTGTTCCATTCCTCAGACTTATAGTCTACAGAACTGTGGAATTAACTTATGGCAAGTTtgttttatttatgatttttttggatGATTGTCGGAACTTGGAACTAGATAACCGTTCATAAATGTACATTGTTGAATGTGTATGATTCTAGACTTGGAAGTACATGTAGGTCCTTGTGCTAAGTGATTACCTTtgtcttttattattttgtgaTAATGACAGTCAATAGACTCAATACTACATATTTTAGTGTACAGATTCCGTTTGCTTCTATGGTGTGCTCATTGGGAAGTGGGAGAATGGCAGTCATGGCTCGAATTTTGACAAGAAATATCTCAAAGACGATATCAGGTAATAGAGGCTGTGTTCTCTCTATATATCATCCACACATATAGTCGGGGTATGGGATAATTGCATTggtacttttgtttttttgaacgTACATTGGTACTTGGCCTGCGTAAATTTTGCTTGTCCCCAACCCCGCCCATTGCAGAAATCTTGTGCAtcggtgttgtttaccttttgacATTGGTATTTGgttggtttcaaagtatgcccTAATTAACCTTAGCATAGGACTTGTGAAGTTCAGCTTTGTTATAATGTATAACTAGTTCTTTTTCTCAGTATTCCTTCCTTTTTGGCAGAAGAAATTGGACATCAGAAATCAGTTGCTCAATATATTTGCAGAGAATTATGTGATGCAGATGAACCAAATTTGCTTGATGAAGAAGGTGATTTCCACATTTTATTTCCTTTGATCATAGGTAATTAGGTATGATCTCCCtgagtgtatatatgtatgaggAGACCATGATGGAGGCTTGGGAGTAGTCTTTTAATGCACAGGGTTTTATTTCTTCTCAGCATCTATATTTTATGTTCCATATGTATCAGCTAGCAGATAAGTTGTGGTGGTTCTCCAGATCAAACACGAAATCCACAAATAAATTTGGGATGCTTCTTGACTATTGGTCATGTTATGAGTCACTGAGAGAGTTCCCCTCTTACATTATCTTACTTTTCATTCTCCTTTCAGCTGTTAGTGCTGGATAAAATGTTACAATGCAGTAGAGATTTAGGATGCTTGGTCTGCAGCTGTGTACTGGGGCCAGCAGGTTCCCTCTGCCTgtttgcatttttttcttttctaactgCCATGATTACAATGGCTTAGACCCTTGTAATATAAAGCATCGgagttgtatttttttaattcattataGGAAAGCTGATGCGAACACTTCTGCATAGGGGTTTCTGTGGTTTGTTTGTTTCGTATGCACTTTGCTATATTTAAAGTTTTGAGCACATATGCATACCTCTGGCAATTCCATTGACATCATAATTATAGAGACCTGATACTTGAGGCAGGTTTATCTTGGCTTCTAGTTTTAACATGTCCATATGACTAAATGCATGCAATAAGCACATGAAATACCCTAATCTATGTTGACCACTGTCACGTTTTTATGTGGTCATGAAAACATTCTGATAAAAACATGCATATTGTCCATGCCATCTAATTTATGTGCATATTTATAGATTAGAACTTCTCAGTTTTCACGTTGCGACACAGATATCGTGCAAATCATTTTAAAAGATCTAAAGATCGTGGATTTCTCCCCTGTCCTGCCTAAGTTTTTTTGCTTTCTGAATGCTCAAGTAATTTAAAGGGTTGATATGCAGATATGCATGTTTTTGGCTTGAGGCCCATTGCTGACCCATTGTATCTGGTAAGATATGGCCATTTCTTAAATCGTTTTAGATTAAATTACCTTGCTTTGTTCTGTTATGGGATATAATCTTGTCTGAGTAATTAACTTATATTTGTATATCATACTAAAGTAAAAAACTTTGTGGTCGTCtttctgtatttttttgtttatcctTGTTGCTAAATGAGTTATCTTCTACAACTTAAACTGGAAATTACTTAATTGCTGTTAAATTTGCTTCGATCATTTTCCCCTTATCTTATCTTCCTCATCTATTTTACATGGATTGCAAAAACGTAGCAGCACTTTAGTTGGTCacttactctctttttttttttttggcataatAAAAGTTATTAGACCTGATTGTAAGGACAAATACGTAACTTCTCTTGCAAAGGAGTTGCACAAACTCATGAAATGTTATAGATTAAGATCTTGAAGCAAATGTGATGATCagtaaatactaaatagtgtGACGTAGGTTATTAGTTTGTTGGATTGTGCTATGAGAGGATCTCATTAGATATAGTATCTATCAAATTTGTTCTGTGTACAAATAACAAGTTAAAAATGAGCTCTCCTCAAACAGTGGGATAGACAATATAACAAGGTCCAATATAACTCTTCCTGCATGTGATGAGGCAGTAGCAGTACCTATTACTATGTTTTTAGAATGGGTTTATTTTTTGTGGTGGAATCAATCTGACAACTTATCAGCATGGGGACTTATCCTTACATTCTAGGGTGTCTTTCTCTTTGTTGCTTTGAATGAATTAACTTTCATCGTGAACGTTATGCCTTCAGTTTTACAGATAACAGCTCATGTTCTTAAGATTTTGAAGTTTGATAACACTTGTATCTATAACTGGTCAATTTGTGAGGTCTCCATTAATCTATTTAGCCTGTTAATGTGATTTTCTTTCATAGGATTGGTTTTCGATTCAttgatctgatttttttttatttcatttttaaggTATGTTGCAATACTtgtaagaagccaataaagaCAACTCAATATGCAGCTCATGCAGGTCCATATGTATTTAATCTTATTCTCTTTTTAACCTCTTCTGAAAGTTTTATGGTTGCTGTTGGTATGGCTATGTATGATTCATGCTTCTTGAGGAAATTCTTGATTCATATATAAAATTAGGTGGGTGGCATGTTGGCGTTGGTATAGCATTTTGATTTCTGCATATGATCTTGCAAGGAAAGTGCCCAACTCTTGCTTTTTGCTACTTTTCTGTCCAGTCTGCCAGTCAAATGGTTGAATGTATTGTGTATTTGGTTGTGCAAAGCTGAGACCTGTTGAGTATACTTAAAACATTCTTATGTAGTTTCCGCTCAATCTAGATCTTGCCGTACATATGGTGTTGGTTGATTGGTTGctccttatcttttttttttttttttgaatagaaaaaatttattcaagcCCCAAAGGGGAGCAACCCACAACTACATCAAGGACGAACAGTTAATAAGATCAAAAACATTTCTAGGGAAAGACAGACTCCAGAATTTTAGACAATCAAACCATGTTTCAATAAAAAAGTCTAGGGAGGAATCCTTATTTTCAAAGATTGGTTGCTCCTTATCTTGTTAGCTATTGATTTCAAGTGTGCTCAATCTAATCTTCACTGAaaagttttgtttcttttcatgattttgtcaGAACAATGTTGGTCATCAAAATCTACAGAAGGAATTACTTTGGAGCTTGATGGTGGTGTAGCGTGTAGGAGACCACcaaggaaagagagaaaaaagttaTTAGCTGCTCATCCTAGTatccttttttccccttaaaaatttattttaaacttCATGAGGTGGCTTCGATACTCTGCTTTATGTTTTTCAGATACTAGTATGTAAAGATCAATTATTTCCATTATAGTCGTAAACCAGATTACCAGAAGTTGAGTCAAAATTTGAACTGTCCAAATTTTTGTCCTTTTCAGCTGTGGAACATTTTCCAGTCTTCTGCGTTCCCTTACAATAAAAGTGTTATTGCTTGATGATTTTTCCTTAACATTTTGTAGATCAATCTACAACAGGTGGGAAGCAAGAAAGGTCTAGGTCAATAGATGCAGATGAAGCAACCGCATCAAAATCTCAGTTTGAAAGCGGAATGACTTCCTTGTTCTCCACGAATAGAAAAGGTGAGGCCCTGTTGCTTTCTGTTTCTCGTTTATCATGGTCTTTCTACTTCCTCTTATTAGAATGTAGTACCATGTCTTAAAGTTTTTGTCCTTTGATTATGGTTTAACTTCTATTACTGTAATTTTAGGTTTTGGTGACAATATTTAATTGTCCAAGAAAATCAAGTTAGAAGTTGGTTTCATTGTTTGCTCCTCTAATCCTCCAGGAAATTCTTCATGTGGAGTGCCATCCAGTATAGATGGTGCAGGAGTGAGTCCTGAGAATACAGACCATTCAGCATGTGTGGTACCACCTCCAACAAAACGCACTAGACtgtatgctttcttttcatttttatgaAAACTTAATAATATAATGGTATCACATTTTTCTCAAATGATGATTGTCTACACATCCCCTGCTTATGTGTTAGTGTGGATTTTGAAAACAGCAGATATTgaaattttagttttttcatctgttctttcctttttcttcacaTTCCCAATCATCAATTTCTCatctcatttttttatttcagtGCTTGAACATGACCTTAAATCACAATCTCATGTGACTTATGAACAGATGATAGAGCGTTGAGCCTTATAATGTACACGGCTGGATACATATTGACTAGATGGCTTGCAAAATGTTGCATTACATATGTGGTTTCCCAACTGTTGCTAATAACTGTTGGAAATTCTCTTCGTTGATGTAGGATGACAGGTGATCATTTTGTTCTACCAGACGATCCAGAAACAGCTTCTGGGGTGACAAAAATCACTAGTGCATGTAAGGCTAAAATGCCTTCTATACTTCATCCTAATTTTAATCAGTCGGGGCTATCTTTCAAGTAAATTTAGGCTATATACTGTCAAACCAAAAGTTAGCCAACGTTGACTTCGGTTTCATGTACAATGCTTTAGTCTTCCCTCACTCTTCTCTCTtccatttataaatattttactaCTTTTATGTTTCTTATTCACTGTAGGTTTATCAAGTCTTTTGTTGATGACACCCATTAGTTTATGCAATCAATGTACTTCAATTTTTGAGAAGTTTATAAAGGAAATAGTGCTTGTTCAATGTCAGTACTCCCCTATTGTTGTGACTCCCTAAGAACCTTAAACACTAGCCTTTTACCTTATGATAATTCAACCTTCTTTAACCCCCAAGCTTCAGTTTGTTTTAAGGCactaagtttttcatgtttaactTTCTTCAGCCAATCTAAATTAGGTTTTTTGTAAACTTCAAGCTTGCAAAAGCTGTGAGGATGCCATTTTTCGCTTTCTGTATGATCAAAAGTTTGGAATCCAAGTTTATTCATAATggttttgctacaaaagagatcTTGGTCCATAGGCTGATAGATTAGATATCATCTGCTTATCTAAATTGTGCAAGGGATGAACAAGTAGGAGGTTGTGTAGGTA is from Tripterygium wilfordii isolate XIE 37 chromosome 14, ASM1340144v1, whole genome shotgun sequence and encodes:
- the LOC120015647 gene encoding uncharacterized protein LOC120015647 isoform X3 — its product is MVCSLGSGRMAVMARILTRNISKTISEEIGHQKSVAQYICRELCDADEPNLLDEEDMHVFGLRPIADPLYLVCCNTCKKPIKTTQYAAHAEQCWSSKSTEGITLELDGGVACRRPPRKERKKLLAAHPNQSTTGGKQERSRSIDADEATASKSQFESGMTSLFSTNRKGNSSCGVPSSIDGAGVSPENTDHSACVVPPPTKRTRLMTGDHFVLPDDPETASGVTKITSAYRDSPLLTSSGSVMPNDSVVANEDPDNVQKLCLSTKVKSKFPAPLATKTFYSQRNNRLRLAITHLYSAVSVVDVSSSVVGPELSQEMQLEASSQMFSSLKQVDDLNDEKIEPSACRPDKNFAQISNLGLNKTGVWLPSSSPTNDFHIDGVSRPETAPVGLLRGKHVSKSFSITGNSGKSLGPMQQPNGSVPVL
- the LOC120015647 gene encoding uncharacterized protein LOC120015647 isoform X2, with protein sequence MVCSLGSGRMAVMARILTRNISKTISEIGHQKSVAQYICRELCDADEPNLLDEEDMHVFGLRPIADPLYLVCCNTCKKPIKTTQYAAHAEQCWSSKSTEGITLELDGGVACRRPPRKERKKLLAAHPNQSTTGGKQERSRSIDADEATASKSQFESGMTSLFSTNRKGNSSCGVPSSIDGAGVSPENTDHSACVVPPPTKRTRLMTGDHFVLPDDPETASGVTKITSACTLENECRTLVFVDPWCFNRDSPLLTSSGSVMPNDSVVANEDPDNVQKLCLSTKVKSKFPAPLATKTFYSQRNNRLRLAITHLYSAVSVVDVSSSVVGPELSQEMQLEASSQMFSSLKQVDDLNDEKIEPSACRPDKNFAQISNLGLNKTGVWLPSSSPTNDFHIDGVSRPETAPVGLLRGKHVSKSFSITGNSGKSLGPMQQPNGSVPVL
- the LOC120015647 gene encoding uncharacterized protein LOC120015647 isoform X1, which translates into the protein MVCSLGSGRMAVMARILTRNISKTISEEIGHQKSVAQYICRELCDADEPNLLDEEDMHVFGLRPIADPLYLVCCNTCKKPIKTTQYAAHAEQCWSSKSTEGITLELDGGVACRRPPRKERKKLLAAHPNQSTTGGKQERSRSIDADEATASKSQFESGMTSLFSTNRKGNSSCGVPSSIDGAGVSPENTDHSACVVPPPTKRTRLMTGDHFVLPDDPETASGVTKITSACTLENECRTLVFVDPWCFNRDSPLLTSSGSVMPNDSVVANEDPDNVQKLCLSTKVKSKFPAPLATKTFYSQRNNRLRLAITHLYSAVSVVDVSSSVVGPELSQEMQLEASSQMFSSLKQVDDLNDEKIEPSACRPDKNFAQISNLGLNKTGVWLPSSSPTNDFHIDGVSRPETAPVGLLRGKHVSKSFSITGNSGKSLGPMQQPNGSVPVL